In a genomic window of Xylophilus rhododendri:
- the araD gene encoding L-arabinonate dehydratase, which translates to MSSPASRPRKTVEELRSHRWFASDDIRGFAHRQRMQQQGLVREEFMGRPVIGIVNTWSDLSPCHAHLRERAQAVKRGVLQAGGYPLELPALSLGEVMVKPTTMIYRNLLAMETEELLRSLPIDGVVLMGGCDKTPPALVMGALSMDIPAIFLPAGPMLNDRYKGQAVGAGTHTKKFWAEYAIGNIDRNEWVGLEARMTRTTGTCNTMGTASTMTAIVEAMGLSLPGAMSIPAVDAAHSRMAWQCGARAVDMVWEDLKPSRIVTRQSFVNAITAYAALGGSTNAAVHLPAMAGRAGIMLDLEEMDAIARRVPVIANLYPSGEKLMEDFFYAGGLPAVLNKIRDHLDLSALTVTGKTLGEDIAGWAGTEDGTILDPAHPLKQGSAECPEAGMTLAVLRGNLCPDGAVIKPSAASPELLRHEGRALVFDSNAEMLAAMDDPDLEVDRDTVLVLRNGGPIGGPGMPEWGNLPIPKKLLRQGVRDMLRISDSRMSGTHYGTCVLHVAPESAVGGPLALLRTGDTVRLDIGERRLDMLVSEEELARRRAAWVRPVSTYQRGYTRIFQAEVTQANLGCDFASLAGNAPTPEPPIY; encoded by the coding sequence ATGAGCAGCCCAGCATCGCGCCCACGCAAGACCGTCGAGGAACTCCGCAGCCACCGCTGGTTCGCCAGCGACGACATCCGCGGCTTCGCCCACCGCCAGCGCATGCAGCAGCAGGGGCTGGTGCGCGAGGAGTTCATGGGCCGGCCGGTGATCGGCATCGTCAACACCTGGAGCGATCTCTCGCCCTGCCACGCGCACCTGCGCGAGCGCGCACAGGCGGTCAAGCGCGGCGTGCTGCAGGCCGGCGGCTATCCGCTGGAGCTGCCGGCGCTGAGCCTGGGCGAGGTGATGGTCAAGCCCACCACCATGATCTACCGCAACCTGCTGGCCATGGAGACGGAGGAGCTGCTGCGCAGCCTGCCGATCGACGGCGTGGTGCTGATGGGCGGCTGCGACAAGACACCGCCGGCACTGGTGATGGGTGCGCTGTCCATGGACATTCCCGCCATCTTCCTGCCGGCCGGGCCGATGCTCAACGACCGCTACAAGGGCCAGGCCGTGGGCGCCGGAACCCACACCAAGAAGTTCTGGGCCGAGTACGCCATCGGCAACATCGACCGCAACGAATGGGTGGGCCTGGAAGCCCGCATGACCCGCACCACCGGTACCTGCAACACCATGGGCACGGCCAGCACCATGACCGCCATCGTCGAGGCGATGGGGCTGTCGCTGCCGGGCGCCATGAGCATCCCGGCGGTCGACGCGGCGCACAGCCGCATGGCCTGGCAATGCGGCGCGCGGGCGGTGGACATGGTGTGGGAAGACCTGAAACCCTCGCGCATCGTCACCCGGCAATCCTTCGTCAACGCCATCACCGCCTATGCGGCGCTCGGCGGTTCCACCAACGCCGCGGTGCACCTGCCGGCGATGGCCGGGCGCGCCGGCATCATGCTGGACCTCGAAGAGATGGACGCCATCGCCAGGCGCGTGCCGGTGATCGCCAACCTCTACCCCTCCGGCGAGAAGCTGATGGAGGACTTCTTCTATGCCGGCGGCCTGCCGGCGGTGCTGAACAAGATCCGCGATCACCTGGACCTGTCGGCCCTCACCGTCACCGGCAAGACCCTGGGCGAGGATATCGCCGGCTGGGCGGGCACCGAGGACGGCACCATCCTCGACCCGGCGCACCCGCTCAAGCAAGGCAGCGCCGAATGCCCAGAGGCCGGCATGACCCTGGCCGTTCTGCGCGGCAACCTCTGCCCGGACGGCGCGGTCATCAAGCCGTCCGCCGCCAGCCCGGAACTGCTGCGCCACGAAGGCCGGGCCCTGGTCTTCGACTCGAATGCCGAGATGCTCGCCGCCATGGACGATCCCGACCTGGAGGTCGACCGCGACACGGTGCTGGTGCTGCGCAATGGCGGCCCGATCGGCGGCCCGGGCATGCCCGAGTGGGGCAATCTGCCGATCCCCAAGAAGCTGCTGCGCCAGGGCGTGCGCGACATGCTGCGCATCTCCGACTCCCGCATGAGCGGCACCCACTACGGCACCTGCGTGCTGCATGTGGCGCCCGAATCGGCGGTCGGCGGCCCGCTGGCCCTGCTCCGGACCGGCGACACCGTCCGCCTCGACATCGGCGAGCGCCGGCTCGACATGCTGGTGAGCGAAGAGGAACTGGCCCGCCGCCGCGCCGCCTGGGTACGGCCGGTGTCCACCTACCAGCGCGGCTATACACGCATCTTCCAGGCCGAGGTCACGCAGGCCAACCTGGGCTGCGATTTCGCCAGCCTCGCGGGCAACGCGCCGACGCCGGAGCCGCCCATCTACTGA
- a CDS encoding M81 family metallopeptidase — translation MTRGPRIAILSFHLESNAFSPPSRLEDFRQLCWLEGEAVSEHARRLNHMPSEITGFYARMDAAGPWQPLPLVIAAAPPGGPVDEPTWQLFLDTATARLRAALPVDAVYLGNHGAASGLGQGDTEAELMDAVRAIVGPEVPLIASYDLHCNISDRVIHALDGLFPYRTNPHVDLRQRAADAADAILACLGGERLQLRHVRLPFTPPSVTLLTARGPFADAIGWADTLLREDTSGELVDVSVTGGFVFSDVPQCGMCVSVTTRGDPLHAERTAQALARRIWEDRHRYLVVTSTVDEAVAQARTSTVPLLFADVADNPGGGGGGNTVGLMKAFHEARIPGVVLGVFIDADAVQQAVAAGVGGTAELVFNRMPSLFADTYAATARVLMLSDGEGTGRRGILKDRRFSLGASALVELLPSGMRVLVSSLRRQLSEPAMLEMHGIDIAAARVLIVKSRGHYRAGFDEFFSDDRIVDVDSDGLTTPNLARVPFRHLPRPVFPLDADTAWPASAG, via the coding sequence ATGACCCGGGGCCCGCGCATCGCCATCCTGTCCTTCCACCTGGAGTCCAACGCCTTCTCGCCGCCCAGCCGGCTGGAGGATTTCCGCCAGCTCTGCTGGCTGGAGGGCGAGGCGGTCAGCGAACACGCCCGGCGCCTCAACCACATGCCGAGCGAGATCACCGGCTTCTATGCCCGCATGGACGCGGCCGGCCCCTGGCAGCCGCTGCCGCTGGTGATCGCTGCCGCGCCGCCGGGCGGGCCGGTGGACGAGCCGACCTGGCAGCTCTTCCTCGACACCGCCACGGCCCGGCTGCGCGCGGCCCTGCCGGTGGACGCCGTCTACCTCGGCAACCACGGCGCGGCTTCCGGCCTGGGCCAGGGCGACACCGAGGCCGAGCTGATGGATGCCGTGCGCGCCATCGTCGGCCCCGAGGTGCCGCTGATCGCCAGCTACGACCTGCACTGCAATATCTCCGACCGGGTGATCCACGCACTGGACGGCCTCTTTCCCTACCGCACCAATCCCCATGTGGACCTGCGCCAGCGCGCCGCCGATGCGGCGGATGCGATCCTGGCCTGCCTGGGCGGCGAGCGCCTGCAGCTGCGCCATGTGCGCCTGCCCTTCACGCCGCCCTCGGTCACGCTGCTGACCGCACGCGGCCCCTTTGCGGACGCCATCGGCTGGGCCGATACGCTGCTGCGCGAGGACACCAGCGGCGAGCTGGTGGATGTATCGGTCACCGGCGGCTTCGTGTTCTCCGACGTGCCGCAGTGCGGCATGTGTGTCAGCGTGACCACACGCGGCGATCCGCTGCATGCCGAGCGCACCGCGCAGGCCCTGGCGCGGCGCATCTGGGAGGACCGGCACCGTTATCTGGTCGTCACCTCGACGGTGGACGAGGCCGTGGCGCAGGCCAGGACCTCGACCGTTCCCCTGCTCTTCGCCGACGTGGCCGACAACCCCGGCGGCGGCGGTGGCGGCAATACCGTCGGGCTGATGAAGGCCTTCCACGAAGCGCGCATTCCGGGCGTGGTGCTGGGTGTCTTCATCGACGCCGATGCCGTGCAGCAGGCCGTCGCGGCCGGCGTCGGCGGCACGGCCGAACTCGTCTTCAACCGCATGCCCTCGCTCTTCGCCGACACCTATGCCGCCACGGCGCGGGTACTGATGCTGAGCGACGGCGAAGGCACCGGCCGGCGCGGCATCCTGAAGGACCGCCGTTTTTCGCTCGGCGCCAGCGCGCTGGTCGAGCTGCTGCCCTCGGGCATGCGGGTGCTGGTGTCCAGCCTGCGGCGCCAGCTGTCGGAGCCGGCCATGCTGGAGATGCACGGTATCGACATCGCCGCCGCCCGGGTGCTGATCGTCAAGAGCAGGGGCCACTACCGCGCAGGCTTCGACGAGTTCTTCAGCGACGACCGCATCGTGGACGTGGACAGCGACGGCCTGACCACCCCCAACCTGGCGCGTGTGCCCTTCCGCCATCTGCCCCGCCCGGTGTTCCCGCTGGACGCGGACACCGCCTGGCCCGCCAGCGCCGGCTGA
- a CDS encoding Bug family tripartite tricarboxylate transporter substrate binding protein yields the protein MTRLKATLAGALLTLSTLSAHAQAAWPERGITILLPTAAGSSFDVNVRRFAELLSRSLGQPVVIDNRAGAGSAIALAAVARAKPDGYTLGVGNAAGLAITPELNAKPGYDTASSFEYIGRFTRQANILVVRKDLPVNSVAELTAYAKKHPGELSMGSQGTGSTGHLSGEIYKTLAGIDFVHVPYKGGPQAIQDLLGGRVDFIFENTSTIEPQITSGHVKALAVTSRDRAAIFPKLPTMDEAGVKGYEAVSWTALLAPAGTPQAIVERLNAELNKAFADPGFQKFLADRGTILDGGSSAAAREFARTERAKWGAVIKASKITAD from the coding sequence ATGACCCGACTCAAGGCCACCCTGGCCGGCGCCCTGCTGACACTTTCCACCCTCTCCGCCCACGCCCAGGCCGCCTGGCCGGAACGCGGCATCACCATCCTGCTGCCGACGGCCGCCGGCAGCTCCTTCGATGTGAATGTGCGCCGCTTCGCCGAGCTGCTCTCGCGCTCGCTCGGCCAGCCGGTGGTGATCGACAACCGCGCGGGCGCCGGCAGCGCCATCGCCCTGGCCGCCGTGGCGCGCGCCAAGCCCGACGGCTACACGCTGGGCGTGGGCAACGCGGCCGGGCTGGCGATCACGCCCGAACTCAATGCCAAGCCCGGCTACGACACGGCCAGCTCCTTCGAATACATCGGCCGCTTCACCCGCCAGGCCAACATCCTGGTGGTGCGCAAGGACCTGCCGGTCAACAGCGTGGCCGAGCTGACGGCCTATGCCAAGAAACATCCGGGCGAGCTGTCCATGGGCTCGCAGGGCACCGGCAGCACCGGCCACCTGAGCGGCGAGATCTACAAGACGCTGGCCGGCATCGACTTCGTGCACGTGCCCTACAAGGGCGGCCCGCAGGCCATCCAGGACCTGCTGGGCGGACGCGTGGACTTCATCTTCGAGAACACCTCCACCATCGAGCCGCAGATCACCAGCGGCCATGTGAAGGCCCTGGCCGTGACCTCGCGCGACCGCGCCGCCATCTTCCCCAAGCTGCCCACCATGGACGAGGCCGGCGTGAAGGGCTACGAGGCCGTCTCCTGGACCGCCCTGCTGGCGCCGGCCGGCACGCCGCAGGCCATCGTGGAGCGGCTCAATGCCGAACTCAACAAGGCCTTCGCCGATCCGGGCTTCCAGAAATTCCTGGCCGACCGCGGCACCATCCTCGACGGCGGCAGCAGCGCCGCCGCGCGCGAATTCGCCCGCACCGAACGCGCCAAGTGGGGCGCTGTCATCAAGGCCAGCAAGATCACCGCGGACTGA
- the yjgA gene encoding ribosome biogenesis factor YjgA, whose product MSRKPKKGYFVRGQFVAEGSELDIEMKAELKGTADSSRTDLKRESTELQQLGEALLTLGQAARAALPLPERLFDALEAARKITNFEGRRRQGQFIGKLMRKLDEEQIAAVRAALDVQKRGSAEEAALLHEAEGWRNTLIEGDEAVQRWIEAYPDTDIQQLRALVRQARKDAVPEKPGLAPRHGRAYREIFQLVRSAMKGDAGTDEADAPEPDDDD is encoded by the coding sequence ATGTCACGCAAACCCAAGAAAGGCTACTTCGTTCGTGGCCAGTTCGTCGCCGAAGGCAGCGAACTCGACATCGAAATGAAAGCCGAGTTGAAGGGCACGGCAGACAGCAGCCGTACCGACCTCAAGCGCGAGAGCACCGAGCTGCAGCAGCTCGGCGAAGCGCTGCTCACCCTGGGCCAGGCGGCCCGCGCCGCCCTGCCCCTGCCCGAGCGCCTGTTCGACGCGCTGGAAGCCGCCCGCAAGATCACCAACTTCGAAGGCCGGCGCCGCCAGGGCCAGTTCATCGGCAAGCTGATGCGCAAGCTCGACGAGGAGCAGATCGCCGCCGTGCGCGCCGCGCTCGATGTGCAAAAACGCGGCTCGGCCGAGGAAGCCGCCCTGCTGCACGAGGCCGAAGGCTGGCGCAACACGCTGATCGAGGGCGACGAAGCGGTACAGCGCTGGATCGAGGCCTATCCCGACACCGACATCCAGCAGCTGCGCGCCCTGGTGCGCCAAGCCCGCAAGGACGCGGTGCCCGAGAAGCCGGGCCTGGCGCCACGCCACGGCCGCGCCTACCGCGAGATCTTCCAGCTGGTGCGCAGCGCCATGAAGGGCGATGCCGGCACCGACGAGGCCGATGCGCCGGAGCCGGACGATGACGACTGA
- the pmbA gene encoding metalloprotease PmbA yields MKHKISQAAAAATPGGGTDGFSYSRGFFEGIVDKALAHAKKVGATDAGAEASEGCGLSVSVRRGELETVERNRDKSLGVTVYLGQRRGNASTSDFSDAAIAQTVQAAYDIARFTAEDPMAGLPDEADIAHEHPDLDLFHPWAIDSEKAAELARACEHAALSADKRITNSEGAGVSAQQSHFFSAHTRGFRGGYASSRHSISVAPIAGRGDGMQRDAWYSSMRDAAELSSAESVGRYAAARALSRLKARKIPTTQCPVLFESPLAAGLLGAYTQAVSGGALYRKSTFLLDSLGKPVFPKHVFVEEDPFLLKGKGSSPFDEEGVSTKARRVVDAGRCEGYFLSTYSARKLGMKTTGNAGGSHNLVMRSTQTRAGDDLDAMLKKLGTGLFVIELMGQGVNYVTGDYSRGASGFWVEKGEIAFPVQEITIAGNLKTMFKGIQAIGADAYNYGAKTVGSVLINKMKVAGS; encoded by the coding sequence ATGAAACATAAGATCTCCCAAGCGGCCGCAGCGGCCACGCCCGGTGGCGGCACCGATGGTTTCAGCTACAGCCGGGGCTTTTTCGAAGGCATCGTCGACAAGGCCCTGGCCCATGCCAAGAAGGTCGGCGCGACCGATGCGGGCGCCGAAGCCTCCGAAGGCTGCGGACTCAGCGTGAGTGTGCGGCGCGGGGAGCTGGAGACGGTGGAACGCAACCGCGACAAGTCCCTGGGCGTGACCGTCTACCTCGGCCAGCGCCGGGGCAATGCCAGCACTTCCGACTTCTCCGACGCGGCCATCGCCCAGACGGTGCAGGCGGCCTACGACATCGCCCGCTTCACCGCGGAAGACCCGATGGCCGGCCTGCCCGACGAGGCCGACATCGCCCACGAGCATCCCGACCTGGACCTGTTCCACCCCTGGGCGATCGACAGCGAGAAGGCGGCCGAGCTGGCCCGCGCCTGCGAACACGCGGCGCTGTCGGCCGACAAACGCATCACCAACAGCGAAGGCGCGGGCGTGTCGGCCCAGCAGTCGCATTTCTTCTCGGCGCATACCCGGGGCTTTCGCGGGGGTTATGCCAGCTCGCGGCACAGCATCTCGGTGGCGCCCATCGCCGGCCGCGGCGACGGCATGCAGCGCGACGCCTGGTACAGCTCGATGCGCGATGCGGCCGAACTCTCTAGCGCCGAATCGGTGGGCCGTTACGCGGCCGCCCGTGCGCTGTCGCGGCTCAAGGCCCGCAAGATCCCGACCACGCAGTGCCCGGTGCTGTTCGAGTCGCCGCTGGCCGCCGGCCTGCTCGGCGCCTACACCCAGGCGGTGAGCGGCGGCGCGCTCTACCGCAAGAGCACCTTCCTGCTGGATTCGCTGGGCAAGCCGGTGTTTCCCAAGCATGTGTTCGTCGAGGAAGACCCCTTCCTGCTGAAGGGCAAGGGCAGCTCGCCCTTCGACGAGGAGGGTGTGTCGACCAAGGCCCGGCGCGTGGTCGATGCCGGCCGCTGCGAGGGCTACTTCCTCAGCACCTATTCCGCCCGCAAGCTGGGCATGAAGACCACCGGCAATGCCGGCGGCTCGCACAACCTGGTGATGCGTTCCACGCAGACCAGGGCCGGCGACGACCTGGACGCCATGCTCAAGAAACTGGGCACCGGCCTGTTCGTCATCGAGCTGATGGGCCAGGGCGTGAACTACGTCACCGGCGACTATTCGCGCGGCGCCAGCGGCTTCTGGGTGGAGAAGGGCGAGATCGCCTTCCCGGTGCAGGAGATCACCATCGCCGGCAACCTGAAGACCATGTTCAAAGGCATCCAGGCCATCGGCGCGGACGCCTACAACTACGGCGCCAAGACGGTGGGCTCGGTGCTCATCAACAAGATGAAGGTCGCCGGCAGCTGA
- a CDS encoding GatB/YqeY domain-containing protein codes for MTLKQRITDDMKTAMRAKDSERLGTIRLLLAAMKQKEVDERIELDDAAVVAIVDKLLKQRKDSIAAFEQAGRQDLADKEASESTVLQAYLPARLSADEVKAEIATVVEALTAELGRKPAAADMGKVMGAAKARLAGKAEMGQVSAAVKAALA; via the coding sequence ATGACTCTCAAGCAACGCATCACCGACGACATGAAGACCGCCATGCGCGCCAAGGACAGCGAGCGCCTGGGCACCATCCGCCTGCTGCTGGCGGCGATGAAGCAGAAGGAAGTGGACGAACGCATCGAACTCGACGACGCCGCCGTGGTGGCCATCGTCGACAAGCTGCTCAAGCAGCGCAAGGATTCCATCGCCGCCTTCGAGCAGGCCGGCCGCCAGGACCTGGCCGACAAGGAAGCCAGCGAGTCCACCGTGCTGCAGGCCTACCTGCCCGCGCGCCTGTCGGCCGACGAGGTGAAGGCCGAGATCGCCACCGTGGTCGAGGCGCTCACCGCCGAACTGGGCCGCAAGCCGGCCGCCGCCGACATGGGCAAGGTCATGGGCGCGGCCAAGGCCCGGCTGGCGGGCAAGGCCGAGATGGGCCAGGTTTCGGCCGCCGTGAAGGCCGCGCTGGCCTGA
- the rpsU gene encoding 30S ribosomal protein S21, producing MTTIRVKENEPFDVALRRFKRTIEKLGLLTDLRAREFYEKPTAERKRKKAAAVKRHYKRVRSMQLPKKLY from the coding sequence ATGACCACCATTCGAGTTAAAGAAAACGAGCCCTTCGACGTTGCCCTGCGCCGCTTCAAGCGCACCATCGAGAAACTGGGCCTGCTGACCGACCTGCGCGCCCGCGAGTTCTACGAAAAGCCCACCGCCGAGCGCAAGCGCAAGAAGGCAGCCGCCGTGAAGCGCCACTACAAGCGCGTTCGCAGCATGCAGCTGCCCAAGAAGCTCTACTGA
- the mog gene encoding molybdopterin adenylyltransferase, whose protein sequence is MTTDAVTIGIVSVSDRASTGVYEDQGLPALREWLQRALKNPITFASRLIPDEQATISAALVELVDANCSLVLTTGGTGPAPRDVTPEATLAIADKELPGFGEQMRQIGLAFVPTAILSRQVGVVRGRSLILNLPGQPKAIAETLEGLKNPDGSQRVPGIFAAVPYCIDLIGGPYLETDDAVCKAFRPKSAIRAR, encoded by the coding sequence ATGACGACTGACGCGGTCACCATCGGCATCGTCTCGGTCAGCGACCGCGCCTCCACCGGCGTGTACGAGGACCAGGGCCTGCCCGCCCTGCGCGAATGGCTGCAGCGCGCGCTGAAGAATCCGATCACCTTCGCCTCGCGCCTGATCCCCGACGAGCAGGCCACCATCAGCGCCGCCCTGGTCGAACTGGTGGATGCCAACTGCTCGCTGGTGCTGACCACCGGCGGCACCGGCCCCGCGCCGCGCGACGTGACGCCCGAGGCGACGCTCGCCATCGCCGACAAGGAACTGCCCGGCTTCGGCGAGCAGATGCGCCAGATCGGCCTGGCCTTCGTGCCCACCGCCATCCTGTCCCGCCAGGTCGGCGTGGTGCGCGGCCGCAGCCTGATCCTCAACCTGCCGGGCCAGCCCAAGGCCATCGCCGAGACGCTCGAAGGCCTGAAGAATCCGGATGGTTCCCAGCGCGTGCCCGGCATCTTCGCGGCGGTGCCCTACTGCATCGACCTGATCGGCGGGCCTTATCTCGAAACCGACGACGCGGTGTGCAAGGCCTTCCGGCCCAAGTCGGCCATCCGCGCCCGCTGA
- a CDS encoding BaiN/RdsA family NAD(P)/FAD-dependent oxidoreductase, with the protein MQDFDAIVIGAGAAGLFCAGVAAQRGLSVLLIDHSAKLAEKIRISGGGRCNFTNRELDPATPQQHFIGQNPHFCRSALARYTPGDFIELVRRHGIPHHEKHKGQLFCDRSAEDIIEMLVAECGGGASGGSVLRWMACAVKAVRHSDAGYEVDTDNGLARARQLVVATGALSIPKIGATDFGFRLAKQFGLRLVEPRPGLVPLTFDGAGWAPFAGLAGLALPVRVSTGSGKARTAFLEDLLFTHRGLSGPAILQISSYWQEGTPIAVDLAPGTDLAGLLAQAKQSGSRKKAINELTAWMPSRLAEAWSANDPALQRPIVEAPDKALSSLAQRIARWELTPNGSEGYRKAEVTVGGVDTRDLSSQTMEARAQPGLFFIGEVVDVTGWLGGYNFQWAWASAHACGQALQPANRAL; encoded by the coding sequence ATGCAGGATTTCGACGCCATCGTCATCGGCGCCGGCGCGGCCGGGCTTTTCTGCGCGGGCGTGGCGGCGCAGCGCGGGCTGTCGGTGCTGCTGATCGACCATTCGGCCAAGCTCGCCGAGAAGATCCGCATCTCCGGCGGCGGCCGCTGCAATTTCACCAACCGCGAGCTGGACCCGGCCACGCCGCAGCAGCATTTCATCGGCCAGAACCCGCATTTCTGCCGCTCGGCGCTGGCGCGCTACACGCCGGGCGACTTCATCGAGCTGGTGCGCAGGCACGGCATCCCGCACCACGAGAAACACAAGGGCCAGCTATTCTGCGACCGCTCGGCCGAGGACATCATCGAGATGCTGGTGGCCGAATGCGGCGGCGGCGCCTCCGGTGGCAGCGTGCTGCGCTGGATGGCCTGCGCGGTGAAGGCGGTGCGGCATTCCGATGCCGGCTACGAGGTCGATACGGACAACGGCCTGGCCCGGGCTCGACAGCTGGTGGTGGCGACCGGCGCGCTCTCCATCCCCAAGATCGGCGCGACCGACTTCGGTTTTCGGCTGGCCAAGCAGTTCGGGTTGCGTCTGGTCGAGCCGCGGCCCGGCCTGGTGCCGCTGACCTTCGACGGCGCCGGCTGGGCGCCCTTCGCGGGCCTTGCCGGGCTGGCGCTGCCGGTGCGGGTGTCGACCGGCAGTGGCAAGGCACGCACGGCCTTCCTGGAGGATCTGCTGTTCACCCACCGCGGGCTGTCCGGCCCGGCGATCCTGCAGATCTCGAGCTACTGGCAGGAAGGCACGCCCATCGCGGTGGACCTGGCGCCGGGCACCGACCTGGCCGGGCTGCTGGCACAGGCCAAGCAGTCCGGATCGCGCAAGAAGGCCATCAACGAACTCACCGCCTGGATGCCCTCGCGCCTGGCCGAGGCCTGGAGCGCGAACGACCCGGCCCTGCAGCGCCCCATCGTCGAGGCGCCGGACAAGGCGCTCAGCAGCCTCGCCCAACGCATCGCCCGCTGGGAACTGACGCCCAACGGCAGCGAGGGATACCGCAAGGCCGAGGTCACCGTGGGCGGGGTGGACACCCGCGACCTGTCATCCCAGACCATGGAGGCGCGCGCCCAGCCGGGGCTGTTCTTCATCGGCGAAGTGGTGGACGTGACCGGCTGGCTCGGCGGCTACAACTTCCAGTGGGCCTGGGCGAGTGCCCATGCCTGCGGACAAGCCTTGCAGCCCGCCAATCGCGCGCTATAA
- a CDS encoding DUF6600 domain-containing protein, with the protein MLQGVAVWAQTDPGPQRIARFEAVEGSIQFQSAADNQTRLADPRWPLAAGDRVWAAAGSRGELNAGGAIVRVGDGADITFTALDERNAQIRLTAGTLGVVLRDIPPGDRFEIDTPNLAVVLDRPGRWRLDVDPQRNTTRVTAEQGSGTLYGEGGQPLAFNAPQSREYAFRSLAGSQPLALNSGDAFDRWSNERDRALAQSPSLRYASADIPGVAQLDAYGDWGNDPRYGAIWYPRSVAADWAPYRNGHWEFIPPWGWTWVDDAPWGFAPFHYGRWEQAGNRWGWIPGPPQRRQPYAPALPFGGARPNIPQGVPPGFRPPMQHPMAPQRIGAPIEPLADQVRRDQWERTQRAQQDQHQADMQRQQQMREAQQRFQPSYGQRQLDEQRRQIEQQQQQQMFQQRHQQEQLMRQDQQQQMQRMAEQQARQRQIQQDQMQRQPMQPAMQPQMPQRMQPQAQPQVQPQAAPQAPMMRQGGVQNRGGGEPGGRGSHGGPPPNH; encoded by the coding sequence GTGCTCCAGGGCGTCGCCGTTTGGGCGCAGACGGATCCGGGCCCGCAGCGCATCGCCCGTTTCGAGGCGGTGGAAGGCAGCATCCAGTTCCAGTCCGCAGCCGACAACCAGACCCGGCTGGCCGATCCGCGCTGGCCGCTGGCCGCCGGCGACCGCGTCTGGGCCGCCGCCGGCAGCCGGGGCGAACTCAATGCCGGCGGCGCCATCGTGCGGGTGGGCGACGGCGCCGATATCACCTTCACCGCGCTGGACGAGCGCAATGCCCAGATCCGCCTGACCGCCGGCACCCTCGGTGTGGTGCTGCGCGACATTCCGCCCGGCGACCGTTTCGAGATCGACACCCCCAACCTCGCCGTGGTGCTGGACCGCCCCGGCCGCTGGCGGCTCGACGTGGACCCGCAGCGCAACACCACCCGCGTGACGGCCGAGCAGGGCTCGGGAACGCTCTACGGCGAGGGTGGCCAGCCCCTGGCCTTCAATGCGCCGCAAAGCCGCGAATATGCCTTCCGCAGCCTGGCGGGATCGCAGCCGCTGGCGCTGAACAGCGGAGACGCCTTCGACCGCTGGTCCAATGAGCGCGACCGCGCCCTGGCGCAATCGCCGTCCCTGCGCTACGCCTCGGCCGACATCCCCGGCGTGGCCCAGCTCGACGCCTATGGCGACTGGGGCAACGACCCGCGCTACGGCGCCATCTGGTACCCGCGCAGCGTGGCAGCCGACTGGGCGCCCTACCGCAACGGCCACTGGGAATTCATCCCGCCCTGGGGCTGGACCTGGGTGGACGACGCGCCCTGGGGCTTCGCACCCTTCCACTACGGCCGCTGGGAGCAGGCCGGCAACCGCTGGGGCTGGATTCCCGGCCCGCCGCAACGCCGCCAGCCCTATGCGCCCGCCCTGCCCTTCGGCGGCGCCCGGCCCAATATCCCGCAGGGCGTGCCGCCTGGTTTCCGCCCGCCGATGCAGCATCCGATGGCACCGCAGCGCATAGGCGCGCCGATCGAGCCCCTGGCCGACCAGGTGCGCCGCGACCAGTGGGAACGCACCCAGCGCGCGCAGCAGGACCAGCACCAGGCCGACATGCAACGCCAGCAGCAGATGCGCGAGGCGCAGCAGCGCTTCCAGCCCAGCTACGGGCAACGCCAGCTCGACGAGCAACGCCGGCAGATCGAGCAGCAGCAACAGCAGCAGATGTTCCAGCAACGCCATCAGCAGGAACAGCTGATGCGCCAGGACCAGCAGCAGCAGATGCAGCGCATGGCCGAGCAGCAGGCGCGCCAACGGCAGATCCAGCAGGACCAGATGCAGCGCCAGCCAATGCAGCCGGCGATGCAACCCCAGATGCCGCAGCGCATGCAGCCCCAGGCCCAGCCGCAAGTCCAGCCACAGGCGGCCCCGCAGGCGCCGATGATGCGGCAGGGCGGCGTTCAGAACCGCGGTGGTGGCGAGCCCGGCGGCCGGGGCTCGCATGGCGGCCCGCCGCCCAACCATTGA